A single region of the Solwaraspora sp. WMMD406 genome encodes:
- a CDS encoding histidine kinase: MRALLRSVWAEPAVADPPTRVWRDSALLGAVGVAATVEGLLRTDLVSPTYSMIIALVLAPTLLWRRTRPLLMVAVAFPVTAVAALLVGHEPELVTGVYLLILPYALYRWGSGRQIVAGTAIILAKMGLSAAVGHLDLADLVGGTVVVSAAMAVATALRYRATLWARELDQAKSAERERLARDLHDTVAHHVSAMAIRAQAGIAVAPTRPAAALDALAVIEDEATRALAEMRLMVRGLRHGEPAGRLDPTDLTPNPGIGDIARLASPDQPGPVVDIALHGDLDDIPSTVATAVYRLAQESVTNARRHARHATRIEVRVDADADAVRLRVSDDGDTSTARPAGGGGFGIVGMIERAALLGGTCDAGPDHGRGWTVAVALPRHAPAGRAGT, encoded by the coding sequence GTGCGTGCGCTGCTGCGGTCGGTGTGGGCCGAGCCCGCCGTCGCCGACCCACCGACGCGGGTCTGGCGGGACTCGGCGCTGCTCGGCGCGGTCGGTGTAGCGGCGACCGTCGAAGGACTGCTCCGTACCGACCTGGTGTCGCCCACGTACTCGATGATCATCGCCCTGGTGTTGGCGCCGACCCTGTTGTGGCGTCGGACCAGGCCACTGCTGATGGTCGCCGTCGCCTTCCCGGTCACCGCCGTGGCCGCACTGCTGGTCGGCCACGAACCGGAGCTGGTCACCGGCGTCTACCTGCTGATCCTGCCGTACGCGCTGTACCGCTGGGGTTCCGGTCGGCAGATCGTGGCCGGTACGGCGATCATCCTGGCCAAGATGGGCCTGTCGGCGGCGGTGGGCCACCTCGACCTCGCCGACCTGGTCGGCGGGACGGTGGTGGTGTCCGCCGCGATGGCCGTCGCCACCGCGCTGCGGTACCGGGCGACGCTGTGGGCCCGCGAACTCGACCAGGCAAAGTCGGCCGAGCGCGAACGACTCGCCCGCGACCTGCACGACACGGTGGCCCACCACGTGTCGGCGATGGCGATCCGCGCCCAGGCGGGCATCGCGGTGGCACCGACCCGACCGGCGGCCGCCCTCGACGCGCTGGCCGTGATCGAGGACGAGGCGACCCGCGCCCTGGCCGAGATGCGGCTGATGGTGCGCGGCCTGCGCCACGGCGAACCGGCCGGGCGGCTGGACCCGACGGACCTCACCCCGAACCCCGGAATCGGTGACATCGCCCGACTCGCCAGCCCCGACCAGCCCGGGCCGGTCGTCGACATCGCCCTGCACGGCGACCTCGACGACATCCCGTCGACCGTCGCTACAGCGGTCTACCGGTTGGCCCAGGAGTCGGTGACCAACGCCCGCCGGCACGCCCGGCACGCCACCCGGATCGAGGTCCGCGTCGACGCCGACGCCGACGCGGTGCGGCTGCGGGTCAGCGACGACGGCGACACCAGCACGGCCCGACCCGCCGGTGGCGGTGGCTTCGGCATCGTCGGCATGATCGAGCGGGCGGCGCTGCTCGGCGGCACCTGCGACGCCGGTCCGGACCACGGCCGGGGCTGGACCGTCGCCGTGGCCCTGCCCCGCCACGCTCCGGCCGGCCGGGCCGGGACGTGA
- a CDS encoding DUF2306 domain-containing protein: MFTPVPNPRSTSRSAGRSTAANWLIPTGLVLLSLVPVVAGGLRLAELAGGPAIVPDGDRVTATPMALVTHIVSVTVFSLVGAFQFAPGVRRRHRAWHRAAGRVLVLCGLLTAGTGLWLTLFLPPAAVDSELLVAIRVVVSAAMAACVVVGFVAIRRRDFAAHRAWMIRGYAIGMGAGTQFFTQLAWLAVIGPVTASGRTGTMAAGWLINVVVAEWVIRRRAAGPRRRRDAVRVSGSARPRPAG, from the coding sequence ATGTTCACACCCGTACCGAATCCACGGTCGACGTCACGTTCCGCCGGTCGCTCCACCGCCGCCAACTGGCTGATCCCCACCGGGCTGGTGCTGCTCAGCCTGGTACCGGTGGTCGCCGGCGGCCTGCGGCTGGCCGAGCTGGCCGGCGGGCCGGCCATCGTGCCCGACGGCGACCGGGTCACCGCCACCCCGATGGCACTGGTGACGCACATCGTCAGCGTCACCGTTTTCAGCCTCGTCGGCGCGTTCCAGTTCGCGCCGGGCGTGCGGCGACGCCACCGCGCCTGGCACCGGGCCGCCGGGCGGGTCCTGGTGCTCTGCGGGTTGCTCACCGCCGGGACCGGCCTGTGGCTGACCCTGTTCCTGCCGCCGGCAGCGGTCGACAGCGAGCTGCTGGTCGCCATCCGGGTGGTGGTGAGTGCGGCGATGGCGGCGTGCGTCGTGGTCGGTTTCGTCGCGATCCGGCGGCGCGACTTCGCCGCGCACCGGGCCTGGATGATCCGGGGGTACGCGATCGGGATGGGCGCGGGCACCCAGTTCTTCACCCAGCTGGCGTGGCTGGCCGTGATCGGCCCGGTGACGGCGTCGGGCCGGACCGGCACCATGGCCGCCGGTTGGCTGATCAACGTGGTGGTGGCCGAGTGGGTGATCCGGCGTCGCGCCGCCGGCCCTCGCCGACGACGCGACGCGGTACGGGTCAGCGGATCCGCTCGACCACGACCCGCCGGATGA
- a CDS encoding response regulator transcription factor, whose amino-acid sequence MTIRVVVADDQEIVRTGLTMILDAQPGIDVVGAAADGRRAVDLAHRLRPDVCLFDIRMPDVDGIEATRRLAGPGVVDPLAVVVITTFDLDEYVYAALRAGARGFLLKDAGTALLTQAVRAAAVGDALIAPAVTTRLLGAFAAAGPVGPARQPLDPLTDREEQVLVAVARGRTNTEIAGELHISLSTVKSHLAALMAKLGVRNRVELAIWAYETGRVRAGLDRPT is encoded by the coding sequence GTGACCATCCGGGTGGTCGTCGCCGACGACCAGGAGATCGTCCGGACCGGGCTGACGATGATCCTCGACGCCCAGCCCGGCATCGACGTCGTCGGCGCGGCGGCCGACGGCCGCCGCGCGGTCGACCTCGCCCACCGGCTACGCCCCGACGTGTGCCTGTTCGACATCCGGATGCCCGACGTGGACGGTATCGAGGCCACCCGCCGCCTCGCCGGACCCGGCGTCGTCGACCCGCTCGCCGTGGTCGTCATCACCACCTTCGACCTCGACGAGTACGTCTACGCCGCGCTGCGCGCGGGTGCCCGGGGCTTCCTGCTCAAGGACGCCGGTACGGCGCTGCTCACCCAGGCCGTCCGGGCCGCCGCCGTCGGTGACGCACTCATCGCGCCGGCGGTCACCACCCGACTGCTCGGCGCCTTCGCCGCCGCCGGTCCGGTGGGACCGGCCCGTCAGCCGCTCGATCCGTTGACCGACCGTGAGGAGCAGGTGCTGGTCGCCGTCGCCCGGGGCCGCACCAACACCGAGATCGCCGGCGAGCTGCACATCAGCCTCAGCACGGTCAAGAGCCACCTCGCCGCCCTGATGGCCAAGCTCGGCGTCCGCAACCGGGTGGAGCTCGCGATCTGGGCGTACGAGACCGGCCGGGTCCGGGCCGGCCTCGACCGGCCGACGTAG